Proteins encoded together in one Venturia canescens isolate UGA chromosome 10, ASM1945775v1, whole genome shotgun sequence window:
- the LOC122416854 gene encoding prostaglandin reductase 1-like, with translation MVLARKYVLTKHFEGEPKRSDLTIVDEELPPLQHGEFLVEAQYLSVDPYMRPYVAQFPTGITMIGGQVAKIIESKNSEYPVGKSIVGYFGWRTHTIVNVEQEDGSPLQQKPYIIPEFGDLPASLALGVLGMPGNTAYFGFLEICKPKPGETLVVSGAAGAVGSHVGQIAKTLGLKVIGIAGSDEKCEWLKKELGFDVAINYKTQNIVKELKTAAPDGVDCYFDNVSVHFGITLILGVHITVLNR, from the exons ATGGTGCTTGCCAGAAAATATGTGCTTACCAAACATTTCGAGGGTGAACCGAAACGCTCCGATCTGACGATCGTTGATGAAGAATTACCACCTCTACAACATGGAG AATTCCTGGTCGAGGCTCAATACCTTTCAGTGGATCCCTACATGAGGCCCTACGTGGCGCAATTTCCGACAGGGATTACAATGATCGGCGGACAAGTGGCAAAAATAatagaatcgaaaaattctgaatatccGGTTGGAAAAAGTATCGTGGGGTACTTCGGCTGGAGAACACATACAATTGTAAATGTTGAACAAGAAGATGGGAGCCCTCTTCAACAAAAGCCCTATATAATACCAGAGTTTGGTGATTTGCCTGCTTCACTTGCTTTGGGAGTACTGGGAATGCCAGG AAATACTGCATATTTTGGATTTTTGGAAATATGCAAACCGAAACCGGGTGAAACTTTGGTGGTAAGCGGTGCTGCTGGCGCTGTTGGTTCTCATGTAGGACAAATCGCTAAAACTTTGGGTCTCAAGGTCATTGGAATAGCTGGATCCGATGAGAAATGCGAATGGTTAAAAAAAGAATTGGGTTTTGATGTTGCCATTAATTACAAAACTCAAAATATTGTCAAAGAACTGAAGACAGCTGCCCCAGACGGTGTCGATTGTTACTTTGATAATGTAAGTGTACATTTTGGCATAACATTAATTTTAGGTGTGCACATAACAGTTTTGAATCGTTAG
- the LOC122417267 gene encoding uncharacterized protein — MNGHKKYIRDRCLHYFSTIEKLQSHEVDCGVLNDCAVRLPGENDKWLEFTNANRKERLPFVVYADLECILEKTSAEEREKYKSQHHRVFSVRYYVKCSYDDSRQISILFNCGQTRDVKITIPRCRPFSLINTERCLFIRLY; from the exons ATGAATGGACACAAGAAATACATCcgtgatcg ATGCCTCCATTACTTTTCTACCATCGAAAAGCTACAGTCCCATGAGGTTGATTGCGGCGTACTCAACGATTGTGCTGTTCGACTACCGGGCGAAAACGATAAATGGCTGGAATTCACGAACGCTAATCGTaaggagcgtctcccgttcgtggtatacgccGACCTCGAATGTATCCTAGAGAAGACCAGCGCtgaagagagggaaaaatacaaaagccAACATCATCGTGTCTTCAGCGTTAGATATTATGTAAAGTGCTCTTACGATGATTCTCGACAAATTAGCATTCTTTTTAACTGTGGACAAACTCGTGacgttaaaatcacaattccaagatgtagaccattttcattaattaacacgGAAAGGTGTCTTTTCATACGATTATATTGA